The Pseudomonas allokribbensis genome has a window encoding:
- a CDS encoding diiron oxygenase yields the protein MNAADYQSFADAWESRATIRTRPRRVLEDDARLIYPLSRQPLVLSETFLRECPEQRDFALVQTLYKFINDVVIFETEIVDKTARSIAKNRFAVAFPFACRYDAMTVVVDEDYHALVAMDFMQQTVAMTGIEPIELPNEIELSRAIPAAVELAPEHLRSAVELICVAIAENTVTGDVAAFARDDTVKPSIKGLMADHLLDEGRHSSFWARMVRIYWHTASDADRECIAQILPVFIGHYLTNDIQKSFDLRLVDALPVNDATRRALKDEMAGLAFPINRHHPLVGNIVRFFHNSSLLDTPCVQHALRDYLV from the coding sequence ATGAACGCCGCCGACTACCAATCCTTCGCCGACGCCTGGGAAAGCCGCGCCACCATCCGCACCCGGCCGCGCCGCGTGCTGGAGGACGACGCGCGGCTGATCTACCCGCTCAGTCGCCAGCCGTTGGTGCTCAGTGAAACCTTCCTGCGCGAATGCCCCGAGCAACGGGACTTTGCGCTGGTGCAGACGCTGTACAAATTCATCAACGACGTGGTGATTTTCGAGACTGAGATCGTCGACAAGACCGCCCGCAGCATCGCCAAGAACCGCTTCGCCGTGGCCTTCCCGTTCGCCTGTCGCTACGACGCCATGACCGTTGTCGTTGACGAGGATTACCACGCGCTGGTGGCGATGGATTTCATGCAGCAGACCGTGGCCATGACCGGCATCGAGCCCATCGAGTTGCCGAATGAAATCGAACTGAGCCGGGCGATTCCGGCCGCCGTCGAATTGGCCCCGGAGCACCTGCGCAGCGCCGTGGAGCTGATCTGCGTCGCCATCGCCGAGAACACCGTGACCGGCGATGTCGCGGCGTTCGCCCGGGACGACACGGTCAAGCCGTCGATCAAGGGGCTGATGGCCGACCACTTGCTCGACGAGGGTCGCCATTCGAGTTTCTGGGCGCGGATGGTGCGCATCTACTGGCACACCGCGAGCGACGCGGATCGCGAATGCATCGCGCAGATCCTGCCGGTGTTCATCGGCCACTACCTGACCAACGACATACAGAAGTCATTCGACCTGCGCCTGGTCGATGCCTTGCCGGTCAACGACGCAACCCGCCGCGCACTGAAAGACGAGATGGCCGGGCTGGCCTTCCCGATCAATCGCCACCACCCGCTGGTGGGCAACATCGTGCGGTTTTTCCACAACAGTTCACTGCTCGATACACCGTGCGTACAGCACGCCCTGCGCGACTACCTGGTTTGA
- the lapD gene encoding cyclic di-GMP receptor LapD — MSLFKQLLIAICLFLVVAFTGSFMVSLESSRTQYVNQLRSHAQDAATALALSLTPNIDDPAMVELLVSSIFDSGYYSSIRVVDLKTDQTIVERNGIPAVTNVPDWFVKLIGLEPAGGDALVSRGWEQAARVEVVSHPMFALAKLWQSALGSLGWLLVCGAVSAVLGALLLRRQLRPLDYMVKQSHAIARREFLSLPDLPRTPELRRVVLAMNQMVEKLKALFQEQAERSEKLRTESYQDNLTGLANRRYFEMQLNARVSNPEQASSGYLLLLRVKDLAGLNQRLGGQRTDELLKAVGEQLSRECAKYPETQNLVTRIRGGEFAVLAPGLTREEALQLAQSLDSALSSLHATGATDVAAVASIGLAPFAHGDSPQAVLSLGDQALAQAEGQGEQNWACLDQSLVADVGDDHHAWHRLLDQALSQRRFELFFQPVVAAQDTQLVLHYKVLSRLLDEQGQTIPAGRFLPWLERFGWTARLDRLMLERVLEQMAGHEESLALNLSSATLADPQALNKVFEILRSHSNLGPRLTLEIGEEQLPEQAVLEQLTRRLRELGFSLSLQRFGGRFSMIGNLARLGLAYLKIDGSYIRAIDQESDKRLFIEAIQRAAHSIDLPLIAERVETEGELSVIREMGLYGVQGQLFGEPKPW, encoded by the coding sequence ATGTCCTTGTTCAAACAGCTGTTGATCGCTATCTGTCTGTTCCTGGTGGTCGCCTTCACCGGCAGCTTCATGGTCAGTCTGGAAAGCTCGCGCACCCAGTACGTCAATCAGTTGCGCTCCCACGCCCAGGACGCCGCCACGGCGCTGGCGCTGTCGCTGACGCCGAATATCGACGACCCGGCGATGGTCGAGCTGCTGGTCAGTTCGATCTTCGACAGCGGTTACTACTCGAGCATCCGCGTGGTCGATCTGAAGACCGATCAGACCATCGTCGAGCGCAACGGCATTCCGGCGGTCACCAACGTGCCGGACTGGTTCGTCAAACTGATCGGTCTGGAGCCGGCCGGTGGCGATGCGCTGGTCAGCCGTGGCTGGGAGCAGGCGGCGCGGGTCGAGGTGGTCAGCCACCCGATGTTCGCCCTGGCCAAACTCTGGCAGAGCGCCCTGGGCAGCCTTGGCTGGCTGCTGGTCTGCGGCGCGGTGAGTGCGGTGCTCGGTGCGCTGTTGCTGCGTCGACAACTGAGGCCGCTGGATTACATGGTCAAGCAATCCCACGCCATCGCCCGTCGCGAGTTCCTCAGCCTGCCGGACCTGCCGCGCACGCCTGAACTGCGTCGCGTAGTGCTGGCCATGAACCAGATGGTCGAGAAGCTCAAGGCGCTGTTCCAGGAGCAGGCCGAACGCAGTGAAAAACTGCGTACCGAGTCCTATCAGGACAACCTCACCGGGCTCGCCAACCGACGCTATTTCGAGATGCAACTGAACGCCCGGGTGAGCAACCCGGAGCAGGCCAGCTCCGGTTATCTGCTGCTGTTGCGGGTCAAGGATCTGGCCGGGCTGAACCAGCGCCTCGGCGGTCAACGCACCGATGAATTGCTCAAGGCAGTCGGCGAGCAGCTTTCCCGCGAGTGCGCCAAATACCCGGAAACCCAGAATCTCGTCACACGTATTCGCGGCGGTGAATTCGCCGTGCTGGCGCCGGGCCTGACGCGGGAAGAAGCGCTGCAACTGGCGCAAAGCCTCGACAGTGCGCTGAGCAGCCTGCATGCGACAGGCGCCACCGACGTGGCGGCCGTGGCCTCCATCGGCCTCGCACCGTTCGCCCACGGCGATTCGCCGCAAGCGGTGCTCAGCCTCGGCGATCAGGCACTGGCCCAGGCCGAAGGTCAGGGCGAGCAGAACTGGGCGTGTCTCGATCAGAGCCTGGTGGCGGACGTCGGTGACGATCACCACGCCTGGCATCGCCTGCTCGATCAGGCCCTGAGCCAGCGGCGTTTCGAGCTGTTCTTCCAACCGGTGGTGGCTGCGCAGGACACGCAACTGGTGCTGCATTACAAGGTGCTGTCACGCTTGCTCGACGAGCAGGGCCAGACCATTCCCGCCGGACGCTTCCTGCCGTGGCTGGAGCGCTTTGGCTGGACCGCACGGCTGGACCGACTGATGCTCGAGCGGGTGCTGGAGCAAATGGCCGGCCATGAAGAATCCCTGGCGCTGAACCTGTCGTCGGCGACCCTGGCTGATCCACAGGCGCTGAACAAAGTCTTCGAGATTCTGCGCTCGCACTCCAATCTGGGGCCGCGTCTGACCCTGGAAATCGGCGAGGAGCAATTGCCGGAACAAGCGGTGCTGGAACAGTTGACCCGCCGCCTGCGCGAACTCGGTTTCTCCCTGAGCCTGCAACGCTTCGGCGGGCGCTTCAGCATGATCGGCAACCTGGCGCGGCTGGGGCTGGCGTACTTGAAGATCGATGGCAGCTACATTCGGGCGATCGATCAGGAAAGTGACAAACGTCTGTTCATCGAGGCGATCCAGCGTGCGGCGCACAGCATCGATCTGCCGTTGATTGCCGAGCGGGTCGAGACGGAAGGGGAATTGTCGGTGATTCGCGAGATGGGCTTGTACGGGGTTCAGGGACAGCTCTTCGGTGAGCCAAAACCCTGGTGA
- a CDS encoding DUF3050 domain-containing protein, which yields MPTKEQLAQKKAELSVHPIFSEIDSLSVLRRFMESHVFAVWDFMSLTKRLQQELTCTRLPWLPPRDPHAARLINEIVLGEESDDRLSHGHYSHFELYLDAMREVGASTSAVERFVALQQEGVSYDVALQSVDVDPAAAQFVRDTLHTALHAPGHSVAAAFLHGRESVIPTMFQRMLDAWGIGVEQAPTFRYYLERHIEVDSEDHGPAAEQLLERLVDGDPQREAEVYASAVAAVESRIALWDGLRLSMREPLAEVAE from the coding sequence ATGCCAACTAAAGAACAACTCGCCCAAAAGAAAGCCGAACTCAGCGTTCACCCGATCTTCTCCGAAATCGATTCGCTGTCGGTGTTGCGACGCTTCATGGAGTCCCACGTATTTGCCGTGTGGGACTTCATGTCGCTGACCAAACGCCTGCAACAGGAACTGACGTGCACCCGCCTGCCGTGGCTGCCGCCGCGCGATCCGCACGCCGCGCGACTGATCAATGAAATCGTGCTCGGCGAAGAGTCGGACGATCGGCTGTCACACGGGCATTACAGTCACTTCGAGTTGTACCTGGATGCGATGCGCGAAGTCGGTGCGAGCACCTCGGCGGTGGAGCGTTTCGTCGCGCTGCAACAGGAAGGCGTGAGCTATGACGTTGCGTTGCAAAGTGTCGACGTCGACCCGGCCGCCGCGCAGTTCGTCCGCGACACCTTGCACACCGCGCTGCATGCGCCAGGGCACAGCGTCGCCGCCGCCTTCCTGCATGGCCGCGAGAGCGTGATCCCGACCATGTTCCAGCGCATGCTCGATGCCTGGGGCATCGGTGTCGAACAGGCGCCGACCTTCCGTTACTACCTGGAACGACACATCGAAGTCGACTCCGAAGACCACGGCCCGGCAGCGGAGCAACTGTTGGAGCGACTGGTCGATGGCGATCCGCAGCGTGAAGCCGAGGTCTACGCCAGCGCCGTCGCCGCCGTGGAAAGCCGCATCGCCCTGTGGGACGGCCTGCGCCTGAGCATGCGCGAGCCGTTGGCGGAGGTGGCTGAATGA
- a CDS encoding amino acid adenylation domain-containing protein → MRRLDILLMGRSQALTDLAQELEQHGHSLLTQAAPSMDLVIDDGSLAPQDHGATPHLTLRLGIGATGVGGLPVLDLLCVCNSTLLSRVPIADEPSGNGQALRQRTLALVVDEVALLVSRFSRDADYFQHAATARAPDFEQVENLLFLDSLAYVHRFNATANPPLLQQAQTPVIERLQQSLIEHAERPALHLAEQSISYRQLHDHSRAIQQRLLAMLETQPQPWVVGICLPKCDALFASILAVLGSGAVYLPLEPSHPLQRQQYILENAGAVLLLHDGEHPLSASMPGLDVSRIDSTDADLSLPLMRRRPELDAPCMALYTSGTTGHPKGVLLSQANLAHFTAWYADYVQLHAESRVLQFSSLSFDSSLIDIFPTLLEGAELVVPDGNQRRDPLQLVALIRRRQLTHAFLPPALLSILPLEQLQSVGQIMTGGDVCEPFVIEQLTRQGKLHNLYGPTEATVLITARQLQPGDSNRTLGGPIANSQVLILDDDLQPVAEQTVGELFIVGPGVCLGYLNNPQQTAERYLNLELPDGQRLRAYRSGDMAKWGEDGIELCGRRDNQVKIRGFRVEPEEIERCLRESQLYRQIAVVIDSQRRILAFLAQPQSDAARDALKAHAQQFLPDYMQPVAWTELPNMPFAANGKVDRKALLELPVSVQDSGPKCLPANSDEALLLEIWGELLELPTSDISTDESFFNLGGHSILLSRMLLRLREEFGRSISINRFIELPTIAKLATLVRGTDDSAVLSAQAMADAERPLEIEPLPISRMGDVHKVIVTGANSFVGVHIVEALLGWGASEVACLVRDGGGQTAAQRFAHSLRENRLEHLDLSRVRVYSADITRPQLGLADSDFERLDREFGALVHNAANVNHVLDYESLAADNVEPIFELLRLCEGRSKKVFNFVSTLSASSTVDDAGRVLELPAAPTPPIYIRNGYNLSKWVGERILERARERGVRVNLYRPGNISFNSLSGVCQPHKNRLMLMLKGSIQLGQVPAFALNFDLMPVDFLARFIAFHASRYSPERAVFNLHNPEPLSWDAYVASFRETGSEFSLVSVADWQQQLGRVDADNALFGVLGFYLNGFEEDIGDISLIGHANAQAGVQQMGAHYPEKSPALLRRGCDYLKEINFI, encoded by the coding sequence ATGAGACGTCTCGACATTTTGCTGATGGGCCGCAGCCAGGCCTTGACCGACCTGGCGCAGGAGCTCGAACAACACGGTCATTCATTGCTGACGCAAGCGGCTCCGTCGATGGACCTGGTGATTGATGACGGCAGCCTTGCGCCACAGGATCACGGCGCGACACCGCACCTGACCTTGCGTCTGGGTATCGGTGCAACGGGCGTCGGCGGACTGCCGGTGCTCGATCTCCTTTGCGTCTGCAACTCGACACTGCTGAGCCGCGTGCCGATTGCCGACGAGCCCTCCGGCAACGGCCAGGCCCTGCGCCAGCGAACACTGGCGCTAGTAGTGGATGAAGTGGCGCTGCTGGTCAGCCGTTTCTCCCGCGATGCCGATTACTTCCAGCACGCGGCAACCGCCCGTGCGCCGGACTTCGAGCAGGTGGAAAACCTGCTGTTTCTCGACAGCCTGGCCTATGTGCATCGCTTCAACGCCACGGCCAACCCGCCGTTGCTGCAACAGGCACAGACTCCGGTGATCGAGCGGCTGCAACAGAGTCTGATCGAGCATGCGGAGCGCCCGGCGCTGCACCTCGCCGAGCAGTCGATCAGCTATCGCCAGTTGCATGATCACAGCCGGGCGATCCAGCAACGGTTGCTGGCAATGCTGGAGACACAACCGCAACCGTGGGTGGTGGGGATTTGCCTGCCGAAATGCGATGCGCTGTTCGCTTCGATCCTGGCGGTTCTCGGCAGCGGCGCGGTGTACCTGCCGCTGGAGCCGAGCCATCCGCTTCAGCGCCAGCAGTACATTCTGGAAAACGCCGGGGCGGTGTTGCTGCTGCACGACGGCGAACATCCGCTGAGCGCTTCGATGCCGGGGCTGGATGTCAGCCGCATCGACAGCACTGACGCCGATCTGTCGTTGCCGTTGATGCGTCGTCGGCCTGAGCTCGATGCGCCGTGCATGGCGCTCTACACCTCTGGCACCACCGGGCATCCGAAGGGTGTGCTGCTCAGCCAGGCGAACCTTGCGCACTTCACCGCGTGGTACGCCGATTACGTGCAGTTGCACGCCGAGAGTCGGGTGTTGCAGTTCTCGTCGCTGAGTTTTGACTCTTCATTGATCGACATCTTCCCGACCTTGCTTGAAGGCGCGGAACTTGTGGTGCCCGACGGCAACCAGCGCCGCGATCCGCTGCAACTGGTGGCGCTGATTCGCCGCCGGCAGCTGACCCATGCGTTCCTGCCGCCAGCGCTGTTGAGCATCCTGCCGCTGGAGCAACTGCAAAGCGTCGGGCAAATCATGACCGGCGGCGATGTCTGCGAGCCGTTCGTGATTGAACAGCTGACGCGCCAGGGCAAGCTGCACAACCTCTACGGCCCCACCGAAGCCACGGTGTTGATCACCGCGCGGCAACTGCAACCGGGCGACAGCAATCGCACCCTCGGCGGGCCGATTGCCAACAGCCAGGTGCTGATTCTCGATGACGATCTACAACCGGTGGCCGAGCAAACGGTAGGCGAACTGTTCATCGTCGGCCCGGGTGTATGCCTGGGTTACCTGAACAATCCACAGCAGACGGCGGAGCGCTATCTGAACCTGGAATTGCCGGACGGCCAGCGTCTGCGCGCCTACCGCAGCGGCGACATGGCCAAGTGGGGCGAGGATGGCATCGAGCTGTGCGGACGCCGCGACAATCAGGTGAAGATCCGGGGTTTCCGGGTCGAGCCGGAAGAGATCGAACGGTGCCTGCGCGAGAGTCAGTTGTATCGGCAGATCGCCGTGGTGATCGACAGTCAGCGACGGATTCTGGCGTTCCTCGCCCAGCCGCAATCAGACGCCGCCCGTGATGCGCTGAAGGCACACGCCCAGCAGTTTTTGCCCGACTACATGCAACCGGTAGCGTGGACGGAACTACCGAACATGCCATTTGCCGCCAACGGTAAAGTCGATCGCAAGGCCTTGCTGGAGCTGCCGGTCAGCGTGCAGGACAGCGGCCCCAAATGTCTGCCGGCCAACTCCGACGAAGCGCTGCTGCTGGAGATCTGGGGCGAGTTGCTGGAGCTGCCGACCAGCGACATTTCCACCGACGAAAGCTTCTTCAATCTCGGCGGTCACTCGATTCTGTTGTCGCGCATGCTCCTGCGTCTGCGGGAGGAATTCGGCCGCAGCATCTCCATCAACCGCTTCATCGAACTGCCGACCATCGCCAAGCTCGCCACACTGGTGCGCGGCACCGATGACAGCGCGGTGCTCAGTGCCCAGGCGATGGCCGATGCCGAGCGACCGCTGGAAATCGAACCGTTGCCGATCAGCCGCATGGGCGATGTGCACAAGGTGATCGTCACCGGCGCCAACAGTTTTGTCGGCGTGCACATCGTCGAGGCGTTGTTGGGTTGGGGCGCCAGCGAGGTGGCGTGCCTGGTGCGCGACGGCGGCGGGCAAACGGCGGCGCAGCGCTTTGCCCATTCGTTGCGAGAGAACCGGCTGGAACATCTGGACCTGAGCCGGGTACGGGTCTATTCGGCCGACATCACCCGGCCGCAATTGGGCCTGGCCGATAGCGATTTCGAGCGACTGGATCGGGAGTTCGGCGCGCTGGTACACAACGCCGCCAACGTCAATCACGTCCTCGACTACGAGTCGCTGGCGGCGGACAACGTCGAGCCGATTTTCGAACTGCTTCGGCTGTGCGAAGGGCGCAGCAAGAAGGTCTTCAATTTCGTCTCGACGCTGTCGGCCTCCAGCACTGTCGACGACGCAGGCAGGGTGCTGGAATTGCCCGCCGCACCGACGCCGCCGATCTACATCCGCAACGGCTACAACCTGTCGAAATGGGTCGGTGAACGCATCCTCGAACGGGCGCGGGAACGCGGGGTGCGGGTCAATCTGTATCGGCCCGGCAACATCAGTTTCAACAGCCTCAGTGGCGTGTGCCAGCCGCACAAGAACCGTTTGATGCTGATGCTCAAGGGCTCGATCCAGCTCGGGCAGGTGCCGGCCTTCGCGTTGAATTTCGACCTGATGCCGGTGGACTTTCTCGCCCGTTTCATCGCCTTCCACGCCAGCCGTTACTCGCCCGAACGGGCGGTGTTCAACCTGCATAACCCAGAGCCTCTGAGCTGGGATGCCTACGTCGCGTCATTCCGCGAAACCGGCAGCGAGTTTTCGCTGGTCAGCGTCGCCGACTGGCAGCAGCAACTGGGCCGGGTCGATGCCGACAACGCGCTGTTCGGCGTGCTCGGTTTCTACCTCAATGGCTTCGAGGAAGACATCGGCGACATCTCCCTGATCGGCCATGCCAACGCCCAGGCCGGCGTGCAGCAGATGGGCGCGCACTACCCGGAGAAATCCCCGGCGCTGCTGCGTCGTGGCTGCGATTACCTGAAAGAAATCAACTTCATCTGA
- a CDS encoding GntR family transcriptional regulator, with product MTQKPKPLHSIKVEGPIPAHLARSVIEETLRSAILDGRLPCGTAVRQQDLADLFGVSRMPVREALRQLEAQGLLSVVAHKGAVVAPLIQGDATETYELRILLESEALRQSIPLLTPADHDRAAGYIEELETEHDYTEIGRLNRLFHMALYCKSPNGRLLRLVEDGLNEEERFLRFNLEAMGLGKLSQDDHRALLQAVKERDTQQAVMLLEQHLNRGVEVITRYLASSASKSRQAAL from the coding sequence GTGACCCAGAAGCCCAAGCCACTCCACAGCATCAAAGTCGAAGGCCCGATTCCCGCGCACCTGGCGCGTTCGGTCATCGAAGAAACCCTGCGCTCGGCGATCCTCGATGGTCGCCTGCCGTGCGGCACCGCCGTGCGCCAGCAAGACCTGGCGGATCTGTTCGGCGTCAGCCGCATGCCGGTGCGCGAAGCCTTGCGTCAGCTGGAAGCCCAGGGCCTGCTGAGCGTGGTTGCGCACAAAGGGGCCGTCGTGGCGCCGCTGATTCAGGGTGACGCGACCGAAACCTATGAGCTGCGCATCCTGCTGGAATCCGAAGCGCTGCGCCAGTCGATCCCGCTGCTGACCCCTGCCGATCACGATCGCGCCGCCGGCTACATCGAAGAGCTGGAAACCGAGCACGACTACACCGAGATCGGCCGGCTCAACCGTCTGTTCCACATGGCGCTTTACTGCAAATCCCCGAACGGCCGACTGCTGCGGCTGGTCGAGGATGGCTTGAATGAAGAGGAACGCTTCCTGCGTTTCAACCTCGAGGCCATGGGCCTGGGCAAACTGTCCCAGGACGATCACCGGGCGTTGCTGCAGGCCGTTAAAGAACGCGACACCCAACAGGCGGTGATGCTTCTGGAGCAGCACCTCAATCGGGGTGTCGAGGTGATCACTCGCTATCTGGCCAGCTCCGCCTCCAAAAGCCGCCAGGCGGCACTCTGA
- the lapG gene encoding cysteine protease LapG, whose protein sequence is MAVRFAIPRIVRWLACALLLAGAMLGGLHADWDFSAISRKATALYGPLGAGQQRIDAWQNLLATQKQVSEMEKLKVVNLFFNKQMRYVEDIDLWGEVDYWETPIEALWKGAGDCEDYAIAKYFSLRHLGVASDKLRITYVKALRQNRAHMVLTYYSSPDAMPLVLDSLIDPIKPASERTDLLPVYSFNAEGLYLPGAKGNKKVGDTKRLSRWQDVLKKMQAEGFPVETTN, encoded by the coding sequence TTGGCGGTACGTTTCGCGATCCCTCGGATTGTGCGCTGGCTTGCCTGCGCGCTGCTGCTGGCCGGCGCCATGCTGGGCGGTCTGCATGCCGATTGGGATTTTTCTGCGATCAGTCGCAAGGCTACGGCGTTGTACGGCCCTCTGGGCGCCGGACAGCAACGGATTGATGCCTGGCAGAATCTGCTGGCCACGCAGAAGCAGGTCAGCGAAATGGAAAAGCTCAAAGTAGTGAACCTGTTTTTCAACAAACAGATGCGCTACGTCGAAGATATCGACCTGTGGGGTGAAGTCGATTATTGGGAAACCCCCATCGAAGCCTTGTGGAAAGGTGCCGGCGATTGCGAAGACTATGCGATCGCCAAGTATTTCAGCCTGCGCCATCTGGGGGTGGCCAGTGACAAGTTACGCATCACCTACGTCAAGGCCTTGCGCCAGAACCGCGCGCACATGGTCCTGACTTACTATTCCAGCCCTGACGCCATGCCACTGGTGCTCGACAGCCTGATCGACCCGATCAAGCCGGCGTCCGAGCGAACCGATTTGCTGCCGGTCTACTCTTTCAATGCCGAAGGTCTGTACCTGCCGGGAGCGAAGGGCAACAAGAAGGTCGGCGACACCAAACGTCTGTCACGCTGGCAGGATGTGTTGAAGAAAATGCAGGCCGAAGGATTCCCGGTCGAGACGACTAACTAG
- a CDS encoding tryptophan synthase subunit beta has product MFYVQRDAQGQLVRVEAAAWAEATETLPADHHEIQAWFANAAVENSLKQLKQSDLEMIRVLDDLIQVLTSKGVIRVTDLPPAAQAKLMDRTQAREALGGLSQLIDDEETGLI; this is encoded by the coding sequence ATGTTTTACGTGCAACGCGATGCGCAGGGTCAGTTGGTTCGCGTGGAAGCTGCCGCCTGGGCCGAGGCCACGGAAACGCTGCCGGCCGACCACCATGAAATCCAGGCCTGGTTTGCCAACGCCGCGGTGGAAAACAGCCTCAAGCAGCTCAAGCAGAGCGACCTGGAAATGATCCGGGTACTCGACGACCTGATTCAGGTGCTGACCAGCAAAGGCGTGATCCGCGTCACCGACCTGCCGCCGGCGGCCCAGGCCAAGTTGATGGACCGTACCCAGGCCCGGGAAGCACTGGGCGGGTTGAGTCAGTTGATCGATGATGAAGAGACCGGGTTGATCTGA